The following proteins come from a genomic window of Paenibacillus sp. CAA11:
- the wecB gene encoding non-hydrolyzing UDP-N-acetylglucosamine 2-epimerase, which yields MKLMTILGTRPEIIRLSLIIPLLDRYAAKHTLVHTGQNFTESLSGVFFRELGLRAPDYVVLNHQASLGEQLSAMFAEVERILLQERPDKVLLLGDTNSALCALLAERMGIEVVHMEAGNRCFDLQVPEEKNRKVIDAISSINMPYTEQSRQHLLREGVPSSRIVLTGNPIYEVMKHYEPQAAQSLIMKKLGLTPGQYFLVTVHRAENVDVREHLLEIMKGLNRIAEITGLRLICSVHPRTRSRLDSDFGLQLNPLIEFYEPFGFFDFMKLEQYAKCALTDSGTVQEECCIMGVPTVTLRRTTERPETVDCGSNVVSGLDAERIAAAAVLMSELPPEWEIPQGYMAEKVSHKVVKFLLGGKRHVQ from the coding sequence ATGAAGCTGATGACCATTTTAGGCACCCGGCCTGAAATTATCCGTCTCAGTCTGATCATCCCGCTGCTCGACCGGTATGCCGCGAAGCATACACTGGTGCATACGGGACAGAACTTTACCGAGAGCCTGAGCGGCGTTTTTTTTCGGGAGCTCGGGCTCCGGGCGCCGGATTATGTGGTACTGAATCATCAAGCCTCTCTTGGAGAGCAGCTCTCAGCGATGTTTGCCGAGGTGGAGAGAATTCTGCTGCAGGAGCGCCCCGACAAGGTGCTTCTGCTCGGAGATACCAACAGCGCCTTGTGCGCACTGCTCGCTGAGCGCATGGGAATTGAGGTTGTTCACATGGAGGCAGGCAACCGCTGCTTTGACCTACAGGTTCCGGAGGAGAAGAACCGCAAGGTCATTGATGCCATCTCCAGCATCAATATGCCTTATACCGAGCAGAGCCGGCAGCATTTGCTGCGGGAAGGAGTCCCCAGCAGCAGAATCGTGCTTACCGGCAATCCTATTTATGAAGTGATGAAGCATTATGAACCGCAGGCTGCGCAGAGCCTAATTATGAAGAAGCTGGGCTTGACGCCGGGGCAGTATTTTCTGGTGACGGTCCACCGGGCAGAGAATGTGGATGTGAGGGAGCATTTACTCGAAATTATGAAGGGGCTTAACCGGATCGCAGAGATAACCGGCCTAAGACTCATCTGCAGTGTTCATCCTAGAACCCGATCCAGGCTGGACAGTGACTTCGGATTACAGCTTAACCCGCTGATTGAGTTTTATGAGCCGTTCGGCTTCTTCGATTTTATGAAGCTTGAACAGTATGCAAAGTGTGCTCTGACAGACAGCGGAACCGTGCAAGAAGAGTGCTGTATTATGGGCGTCCCGACAGTCACGCTTCGCCGAACTACAGAGCGTCCGGAGACGGTGGATTGCGGCAGCAATGTAGTTTCCGGATTAGATGCAGAGCGCATCGCGGCCGCTGCCGTACTCATGTCGGAGCTGCCGCCGGAGTGGGAAATTCCGCAGGGCTATATGGCGGAGAAGGTATCTCATAAGGTAGTCAAATTTTTGCTTGGAGGGAAAAGACATGTTCAATAA
- a CDS encoding YhcN/YlaJ family sporulation lipoprotein: MRGSKAVSVSLSAALLVGMMGLSGCTRSDNNVRTQNTRNQAPHRLNVNSMPQNRDYTIRGNQDQSLSGLKYSPELSNKVAGMGSLRSAHVMVTDHEAFVAVSLKNQTQQGRRTGTTSYNDRTHGQGVNPGGSDYRAEGTAGGLGHGIGRSGTAGSVMDGAMGGTNMSGTGLDGGVNVNTDNTPRGTHNGAGLTDGHAGGTDAGTLRREAVSDVPQHLKSSIERTIKKSNPSITQVYVSSDPEFVSRVNGFATHSNGRLGATEEYRTGTGTGTGTGTGDGVGGALRGAANDFGALIERIFPTRRGTLTGPNGYSPNNPLGPGRNQTGTGTGVGAGTSR; encoded by the coding sequence ATGCGAGGAAGCAAAGCTGTCAGCGTATCGTTATCTGCTGCACTTTTGGTGGGTATGATGGGTCTCTCAGGGTGTACACGTAGTGACAACAACGTAAGAACACAAAATACCAGAAATCAAGCTCCGCATCGTCTGAATGTCAACTCCATGCCGCAAAATCGTGATTATACGATTAGAGGCAATCAGGATCAAAGTCTCAGCGGGCTGAAATACAGCCCAGAGCTGAGTAACAAGGTCGCAGGGATGGGCAGCCTTCGTTCGGCTCATGTTATGGTCACCGATCATGAAGCCTTCGTTGCTGTTTCTCTGAAGAACCAGACTCAGCAAGGTCGACGCACAGGAACAACCTCTTATAATGATCGTACACATGGTCAAGGAGTGAATCCTGGCGGCAGCGATTACCGCGCTGAAGGAACCGCTGGCGGTCTTGGTCACGGTATCGGCCGTTCCGGTACAGCCGGCAGTGTGATGGATGGCGCCATGGGTGGAACAAACATGTCCGGAACAGGCCTTGACGGGGGAGTGAATGTTAATACCGATAATACCCCAAGAGGAACCCACAATGGAGCTGGTCTGACAGACGGTCACGCGGGTGGGACGGATGCGGGTACACTTCGCAGGGAGGCTGTCTCAGATGTGCCTCAGCATCTGAAGAGCAGCATAGAACGAACGATTAAAAAATCAAACCCGAGCATTACACAGGTTTATGTGTCTTCCGATCCGGAATTTGTAAGCCGTGTAAACGGATTTGCGACACATTCAAACGGACGCTTGGGCGCTACCGAGGAATACAGAACAGGAACAGGAACTGGGACTGGAACTGGAACTGGGGACGGAGTAGGCGGGGCACTGCGCGGTGCAGCAAATGACTTTGGTGCTCTGATTGAACGCATCTTTCCTACAAGACGGGGAACGCTGACAGGTCCAAATGGCTATTCTCCGAATAACCCGCTGGGACCAGGAAGAAATCAAACCGGCACAGGTACAGGAGTCGGGGCAGGTACAAGCCGTTAA
- the glpK gene encoding glycerol kinase GlpK, with protein sequence MDTYILALDQGTTSSRAILFNQEGDIVHAAQHEFPQYFPKPGWVEQSANEIWGSILAVIASCLSESGIKAHQVAGIGITNQRETTIVWDKATGLPVYNAIVWQSRQTAEICEALKRQGLSELFRSKTGLLIDPYFSGTKVKWILDHVPGARERAERGELLFGTVDSWLIWKLSGGAAHVTDYSNASRTLMYNIHELQWDRELLDILGVPEAMLPKVCSSSEVYALTAGYHFFGAEVPIAGAAGDQQAALFGQTCFDKGMVKTTYGTGCFMLMNTGDQPVESRHGLIASIAWGIDGRVEYALEGSIFVAGSAIQWLRDGLRMIRDAKESERYAKRVTSADGVYVVPAFVGLGSPYWDSEVRGAVFGLTRGTSKEHFIRATLESLIYQTKDVLNAMEQDSGIKVSALRADGGAVANGFLMEFLSGLLDVPVERPVINETTALGAAYLAGLAVGFWKSREEICKKWSLDRRFEPSMEAGERDKLYAGWKAAVNAAMAFKP encoded by the coding sequence GTGGATACATATATTTTGGCGTTAGATCAAGGAACGACAAGCTCAAGGGCTATATTATTTAACCAGGAAGGAGACATAGTGCACGCGGCGCAGCATGAATTTCCACAGTATTTCCCAAAGCCTGGATGGGTGGAGCAAAGTGCCAATGAAATCTGGGGGTCGATTCTGGCAGTCATTGCTTCCTGCCTGTCCGAGTCAGGGATTAAGGCGCATCAGGTGGCAGGGATTGGCATTACGAACCAGCGCGAGACGACAATCGTGTGGGATAAGGCAACAGGACTGCCTGTTTATAATGCGATTGTCTGGCAATCCAGGCAGACTGCAGAAATCTGCGAAGCGCTGAAGCGGCAAGGCTTAAGCGAGCTGTTCCGCTCGAAGACCGGGCTCTTAATTGACCCTTATTTTTCAGGGACGAAGGTGAAGTGGATTCTGGATCATGTTCCGGGCGCTAGGGAACGCGCGGAGCGTGGAGAGCTGCTGTTCGGTACAGTGGATTCCTGGCTGATCTGGAAGCTCTCTGGGGGAGCTGCTCATGTGACGGACTATTCCAATGCGTCGCGCACTTTGATGTATAACATCCATGAGCTGCAGTGGGATCGTGAGCTTCTGGATATCCTTGGAGTCCCGGAGGCGATGCTGCCAAAGGTCTGCTCCTCTTCGGAAGTTTACGCGTTAACCGCAGGCTATCACTTCTTCGGGGCAGAGGTGCCAATAGCCGGAGCGGCAGGTGACCAGCAGGCGGCGCTGTTCGGTCAGACCTGCTTCGACAAGGGGATGGTGAAGACCACCTACGGGACAGGCTGCTTTATGCTGATGAACACGGGGGATCAGCCCGTGGAGTCCAGACATGGCCTCATTGCCTCCATCGCATGGGGGATTGATGGCCGGGTAGAGTATGCCCTTGAGGGCAGCATCTTTGTAGCTGGATCAGCCATTCAATGGCTGCGCGACGGACTGCGCATGATTCGGGACGCGAAGGAGAGCGAGCGGTATGCTAAGCGGGTGACCTCGGCTGACGGAGTTTATGTGGTGCCGGCTTTTGTAGGTTTGGGAAGCCCTTACTGGGACAGTGAGGTGCGCGGAGCGGTGTTTGGTCTAACGCGCGGAACTTCGAAGGAGCATTTTATCCGTGCTACGCTGGAATCGCTAATTTATCAGACCAAAGATGTGCTCAACGCGATGGAGCAGGATTCGGGAATCAAGGTCAGCGCTTTGCGCGCCGACGGCGGAGCCGTGGCTAACGGCTTCCTGATGGAATTCCTGAGCGGGCTGCTGGATGTACCGGTAGAACGCCCTGTTATTAACGAGACGACTGCGCTCGGAGCGGCTTATTTGGCAGGCCTGGCGGTAGGATTCTGGAAGAGTCGGGAGGAAATTTGCAAGAAGTGGAGCCTTGACCGGCGCTTTGAGCCTTCGATGGAAGCTGGGGAACGGGACAAATTGTATGCGGGCTGGAAGGCAGCGGTGAACGCAGCGATGGCTTTTAAGCCTTGA
- a CDS encoding glycosyltransferase gives MKPRRKKVSIIIPFYNCPYVHRAIESALRQTYSSLEIIIVDDGSTQYAERILPYLSNSKVYCLGKSNGGTATALNHGIRHSSGDYIAWLSSDDLFYRHKVSTQLQYMLKQGAEVSHTNFNYINAAGKITRRRAGGTYPSTRALAESFMSGNPVNGCTVMIRRDVFDRYGLFDERLPYTHDLEFWFRLLLSGVRFDYLDLPLTAYRWHERMGTLRHSDAIREEIQLVRGQYEDKLRASLTAIRG, from the coding sequence ATGAAACCCCGAAGAAAAAAAGTCAGCATTATTATTCCCTTCTATAACTGTCCTTATGTTCATCGGGCCATTGAAAGCGCACTGCGGCAAACTTACTCCTCACTGGAAATTATAATCGTAGATGATGGGTCTACCCAGTATGCAGAGCGAATCTTGCCCTATCTATCCAACTCCAAAGTGTACTGTCTGGGGAAAAGCAACGGGGGAACGGCTACTGCACTTAATCACGGAATACGACATTCTTCAGGAGATTATATCGCTTGGCTTAGCTCGGATGATTTGTTCTACCGACATAAGGTAAGCACCCAGCTTCAATATATGCTGAAGCAGGGGGCTGAGGTCAGCCATACGAATTTCAATTACATTAACGCTGCAGGCAAGATTACCCGGCGCAGGGCAGGAGGGACCTATCCCTCAACCCGGGCGCTTGCCGAGAGCTTTATGTCCGGCAATCCTGTTAACGGATGCACCGTGATGATTCGGCGGGATGTTTTCGACAGATATGGTCTTTTTGACGAGAGATTGCCATACACTCATGACTTGGAGTTCTGGTTCAGGCTCCTGCTGTCGGGCGTGCGCTTCGATTATCTGGATCTTCCTCTAACCGCCTACCGCTGGCATGAGCGGATGGGAACGCTGCGACACAGTGATGCGATTCGTGAAGAAATACAGCTTGTCCGCGGCCAATATGAGGATAAGCTTCGTGCCAGTTTGACTGCAATTCGTGGCTAA
- a CDS encoding polysaccharide biosynthesis protein, whose protein sequence is MFNNQVILVTGGTGSWGYELIRQLLPQNPSQIIVFSRSESAQVTMSRTFEDKRLSFRIGDVRDKEALRAACKNVDYVFHLAALKHVPVCEDQPYEALKTNVYGTQNVIEAAIENGVKKVVYISTDKAANPANFYGMTKAIGEKLIVYANLLQTATRFVCVRGGNVLGTNGSVVHLFKDQIEHKGQVQITDFNMTRFFLTLPDAIKLLFKASIESSGGEIFVMFMPTCRIAELAEVLIEASGRKGVKVIETGIRPGEKIHEILMSEFESYNTVVYDEEYLVILPALDIPNLRERYASYPPVSFRRFSSDQNWMSKEEIKAILVRGGFLL, encoded by the coding sequence ATGTTCAATAATCAAGTCATCCTGGTGACGGGGGGAACCGGGTCTTGGGGCTATGAGCTGATTCGGCAGCTGCTGCCGCAAAATCCGAGCCAGATCATTGTCTTTTCAAGAAGTGAATCCGCCCAAGTGACCATGAGCCGGACATTCGAGGATAAGCGTCTTAGCTTCAGAATCGGGGATGTGCGCGATAAGGAGGCACTAAGAGCGGCCTGCAAAAATGTCGATTATGTCTTCCATTTAGCCGCTCTTAAGCATGTCCCGGTATGTGAAGATCAGCCCTATGAAGCACTTAAGACCAATGTCTACGGCACCCAGAATGTGATAGAAGCCGCTATTGAGAATGGGGTCAAAAAAGTGGTGTATATCTCGACAGATAAAGCGGCTAATCCTGCAAACTTCTATGGAATGACCAAGGCCATCGGGGAGAAGCTGATCGTGTATGCTAATCTGCTGCAGACTGCCACACGCTTTGTCTGTGTCCGCGGCGGAAATGTGCTTGGAACGAATGGAAGTGTAGTTCATTTGTTCAAGGATCAAATTGAGCATAAGGGACAGGTGCAAATTACCGATTTTAACATGACCCGTTTTTTTCTGACCTTGCCAGATGCGATCAAGCTGTTGTTCAAAGCTTCAATTGAGAGCAGCGGGGGAGAGATCTTTGTGATGTTCATGCCGACCTGCCGGATTGCCGAATTGGCCGAAGTGCTGATCGAAGCTTCTGGGCGCAAGGGTGTTAAGGTGATCGAGACAGGGATTCGGCCTGGAGAAAAAATTCATGAAATTCTGATGAGCGAATTCGAAAGTTATAATACGGTGGTCTACGATGAGGAGTATTTGGTTATCCTCCCCGCCTTGGACATCCCCAATCTGAGGGAGCGCTATGCCTCCTACCCGCCCGTCTCCTTCCGCCGCTTCAGCTCTGATCAGAACTGGATGAGCAAAGAGGAGATCAAAGCCATTCTTGTGCGCGGAGGCTTTCTGTTATGA
- the nagB gene encoding glucosamine-6-phosphate deaminase: MLNILKVDHEAQFNDIGAGIVASLLQTRPQAALGLATGSTPVGIYRRLVELYREGSVNFSQARTYNLDEYVGLPADHPQSYRQFMEEHLFRHVNILPHNTYIPSGSENPEAAVTEYDRLLEQAGPLDLQILGLGHNGHIGFNEPANKLHSRTHIVALDDRTREANARFFRSPDEVPTHAITMGIASILHAKQILLMAKGEDKAEIVARALKGPLTTHCPASLLQTHPNVTILVDAKAGRFI, encoded by the coding sequence ATGCTGAATATCCTCAAGGTTGACCATGAAGCGCAATTCAATGATATCGGAGCCGGTATTGTGGCGAGTCTTCTGCAAACCCGGCCTCAGGCAGCTCTAGGGCTAGCTACAGGAAGCACCCCTGTAGGTATTTATCGCCGGCTCGTCGAGCTCTATCGGGAAGGCTCGGTTAACTTCTCCCAAGCCCGAACCTACAATCTGGATGAATATGTAGGCCTTCCGGCAGATCATCCGCAGAGCTACCGCCAGTTTATGGAGGAGCACCTTTTTCGGCACGTGAACATTCTGCCCCACAATACTTATATCCCTTCTGGCTCTGAGAATCCAGAAGCGGCGGTGACTGAGTATGACCGTTTGCTGGAGCAGGCGGGGCCGCTGGACCTGCAGATTCTCGGCTTAGGACACAACGGGCATATCGGCTTTAATGAACCTGCGAACAAGCTTCACAGCCGTACACATATCGTCGCCTTGGATGATCGGACCCGCGAGGCCAATGCCCGCTTCTTCAGATCTCCAGATGAGGTTCCCACCCATGCCATTACGATGGGGATCGCCTCTATATTGCATGCCAAGCAAATCCTGCTGATGGCTAAAGGGGAGGACAAGGCGGAGATTGTGGCTAGAGCCCTTAAGGGACCTCTAACAACTCATTGCCCTGCTTCTTTGTTACAAACTCACCCGAACGTCACGATTCTGGTCGATGCTAAAGCCGGGAGGTTTATATGA
- the nagA gene encoding N-acetylglucosamine-6-phosphate deacetylase, which yields MSSTFLIVHAEVITPTHIIHDGAVAVRDGIIAFTGTAQGILEDPYWRQAERIEAKGSYVLPGFIDIHVHGGMHEDFTTADSSGIDTILKFHSSQGTTSMLATTMTAPKEVIDQVLAVTDTYRRGEMPYAQLEGVHLEGPFISPKWPGAQNPDHITPPNRAWIEAWEDQYPGLIKQVTFAPEREGALELIRYLREKGIVAAAGHTDATYEEIQAAVQAGLHHAVHTFNAMTPLHHRKPGTAGAILSMPEISAEVIADGIHVHPAVISLIAAVKHNRNLILITDAMSAAGLGDGDYMLGDLPVVMKNNVCTLKDQEGTLAGSTLTMIRGFRYLVQHVGLTIQQASEAASGNPARLIRIDHKTGMIETGKQADLLLVNHQLELEKVWIKGRMIHNCN from the coding sequence ATGAGCAGCACATTTCTTATTGTTCATGCCGAAGTTATAACGCCCACCCATATCATTCATGATGGGGCCGTTGCTGTTCGGGATGGAATCATCGCTTTTACCGGCACTGCCCAAGGTATCCTGGAGGATCCCTATTGGAGACAGGCCGAACGGATCGAGGCCAAGGGGAGCTATGTACTTCCAGGCTTTATTGATATTCACGTTCATGGCGGAATGCACGAGGACTTTACAACAGCCGATTCTTCCGGGATCGACACCATTTTGAAATTTCACAGCAGCCAAGGCACTACCTCAATGCTGGCCACGACCATGACCGCACCGAAAGAGGTCATTGATCAAGTGTTAGCCGTAACGGATACCTATCGCCGAGGCGAAATGCCCTATGCCCAACTGGAAGGTGTTCATTTGGAGGGCCCCTTCATCAGCCCTAAATGGCCTGGAGCACAGAACCCTGATCACATCACTCCCCCTAACCGTGCATGGATTGAAGCCTGGGAGGATCAGTATCCGGGCCTAATTAAGCAGGTGACCTTTGCCCCAGAGCGCGAAGGAGCACTGGAACTGATCCGCTATCTGCGGGAGAAAGGCATTGTTGCAGCAGCTGGGCATACAGATGCTACTTATGAAGAGATACAAGCTGCTGTACAGGCAGGGCTTCATCATGCGGTTCATACCTTCAATGCCATGACGCCGCTTCATCATCGTAAGCCAGGTACCGCTGGAGCCATCCTAAGCATGCCGGAAATTAGCGCCGAGGTCATTGCCGACGGCATTCATGTGCACCCCGCTGTCATTTCCCTTATTGCAGCTGTGAAGCATAACCGGAATCTGATCTTAATTACGGATGCCATGTCTGCTGCCGGACTTGGAGACGGTGACTATATGCTTGGAGACCTTCCAGTCGTGATGAAGAACAACGTATGCACCTTAAAGGATCAGGAAGGAACCCTTGCCGGGAGCACCCTGACAATGATTCGCGGCTTTCGGTATTTAGTTCAGCATGTAGGCCTGACCATCCAGCAAGCATCTGAAGCAGCCAGCGGCAATCCAGCAAGACTGATCAGAATTGACCATAAGACAGGAATGATAGAGACAGGCAAACAAGCCGATCTGCTGCTTGTCAATCATCAGCTTGAGCTTGAAAAGGTTTGGATTAAAGGACGTATGATTCATAACTGCAATTAA
- a CDS encoding NAD-dependent epimerase/dehydratase family protein codes for MPKHRVLITGAAGFTGSHAVKYFAYKGYEVVAAVRELTPSLSTFYTAGVNYVSCDLADAAAVLKMMYHVQADYVLHLAGHNSVAESWLTPLLFIETNLMAALHVLEAVRASGTARVLLVSSMLKFDLTYPQKPNHPYGLSKSLGEAAALCWGKLYNLDIVIAEPANLIGPGPSTGICALFAKYLVQWERGEQPPPFQLSSAEERRDFLDVRDAVVAYELLMQQGQSGQTYPVCSGQMRSLEEVTEAMKALVAISPPVHIKGKGAAADSSSSEASWSDIAAERLLGLGWSPAIPWKQSLTDILQYYRQGG; via the coding sequence ATGCCTAAGCACAGGGTTCTTATTACCGGAGCAGCCGGATTTACAGGCAGTCACGCCGTTAAGTATTTTGCGTACAAAGGATATGAGGTCGTTGCAGCTGTCAGAGAGCTTACCCCCTCATTGAGCACGTTCTATACGGCAGGGGTGAACTATGTGAGCTGTGATCTGGCTGATGCTGCGGCTGTTCTTAAGATGATGTACCATGTCCAAGCGGATTATGTGCTTCATTTGGCAGGACATAATTCTGTAGCCGAATCGTGGTTGACTCCGCTGCTATTTATCGAGACGAATCTGATGGCCGCTCTCCACGTGCTGGAGGCGGTCAGAGCTTCGGGCACGGCGAGGGTTCTCTTGGTTAGTTCAATGCTCAAATTTGATCTGACTTACCCGCAGAAGCCTAATCATCCTTACGGACTTAGTAAGTCACTTGGGGAAGCGGCGGCTCTATGCTGGGGAAAGCTGTATAACCTGGATATCGTCATTGCCGAACCGGCAAATCTCATCGGTCCAGGCCCATCAACGGGGATTTGCGCCTTGTTCGCCAAGTATCTCGTACAGTGGGAGAGAGGAGAGCAGCCGCCGCCATTTCAGCTGTCTTCTGCAGAAGAGAGAAGGGATTTCCTGGATGTCAGAGATGCTGTAGTTGCCTATGAACTCCTGATGCAGCAAGGACAGTCGGGCCAAACTTATCCGGTATGCTCAGGTCAGATGCGTTCGCTGGAAGAAGTGACGGAAGCGATGAAGGCGCTTGTAGCCATTAGCCCACCTGTGCACATTAAGGGTAAGGGGGCTGCAGCGGACTCATCCTCAAGTGAAGCAAGTTGGTCTGATATTGCTGCGGAAAGGCTGCTAGGGCTAGGCTGGTCCCCAGCTATTCCCTGGAAGCAGTCATTGACAGATATTCTTCAATACTATCGGCAAGGCGGGTGA
- a CDS encoding dTDP-4-dehydrorhamnose reductase family protein, with amino-acid sequence MKLLIIGANGMAGHVMVRYFQEQEGYRVFYTTRDARHPYSLFLDAKDAAGVNKAIDLVRPDVIINAAGILNQFADHDPVTAYQVNGLFPHLLRQAADQYGARLIHISTDCVFSGQRGAYTESDSPDGCSTYALTKKLGEVHAPGHLTIRTSIIGPEIRENGIGLLQWFFRQQGEVPGYRRVLWNGVTTLQLAKTTEQLLSGSLSGLIHLAHPHTVSKYELLLLFSEFWPRPELKVVPDDEMVQDRTLVSTRPDVRLNLPEYRTMLWELAEWMKVHA; translated from the coding sequence ATGAAGCTGTTGATCATTGGCGCAAATGGTATGGCAGGCCATGTCATGGTGAGGTATTTTCAAGAACAGGAAGGGTACCGAGTCTTCTATACAACCCGCGATGCCCGTCATCCCTATAGTCTGTTCCTGGATGCCAAAGACGCTGCAGGTGTGAATAAAGCGATTGATCTCGTGCGCCCGGATGTGATTATTAATGCTGCTGGCATATTGAATCAATTTGCCGATCATGATCCGGTAACGGCTTATCAGGTCAACGGGCTGTTTCCCCATCTGCTGCGCCAGGCTGCTGATCAATACGGCGCCCGACTGATCCATATTAGCACGGATTGTGTGTTTAGCGGACAGCGGGGCGCATATACCGAGTCAGATTCCCCTGATGGCTGCTCGACCTATGCGCTGACCAAAAAGCTGGGCGAAGTTCATGCTCCAGGACATTTGACGATTCGCACTTCGATTATAGGCCCGGAAATTCGGGAGAACGGCATCGGGCTGCTGCAGTGGTTCTTTCGCCAGCAGGGGGAGGTTCCCGGATACCGCCGTGTTCTATGGAACGGGGTGACCACGCTTCAGCTCGCCAAGACCACTGAGCAGCTCCTCAGCGGATCTCTATCAGGGTTGATACACTTAGCCCATCCTCATACGGTGAGTAAGTATGAGCTGCTGCTCCTCTTCTCTGAATTTTGGCCAAGGCCCGAGCTGAAAGTGGTACCGGATGATGAAATGGTACAAGATCGTACCTTGGTCTCAACCCGACCGGATGTCAGGCTGAACCTGCCGGAGTACCGAACGATGCTATGGGAACTTGCCGAGTGGATGAAGGTTCATGCCTAA
- a CDS encoding MarR family winged helix-turn-helix transcriptional regulator has protein sequence MNRKGEVNLSLDLDQYIDRIQDAWKKTFRQVENDIMQHKELGLTGPQFHMLMLIHKEGTCNISYLADTLGVKPSAITVMIDRLVQSGYVSRRHDEEDRRTVLVSVTDEGNEILGKARIKSRSIMKWYLSQLDERDLEVMAGIFEKLSTMGKPPGLNK, from the coding sequence GTGAACAGAAAGGGGGAAGTCAATTTGAGCCTCGATCTGGATCAATATATTGACCGTATTCAAGATGCTTGGAAGAAGACTTTTAGACAAGTAGAGAACGATATTATGCAGCACAAGGAATTGGGACTCACTGGACCTCAATTCCATATGCTGATGTTAATCCATAAAGAAGGCACCTGTAATATTAGCTATTTAGCGGATACGCTGGGAGTTAAGCCGAGTGCAATTACCGTTATGATTGATCGGCTGGTGCAAAGTGGGTATGTATCTCGTCGTCATGATGAAGAGGATCGCAGAACCGTTCTGGTCAGTGTAACGGATGAAGGCAACGAGATTCTGGGTAAAGCGAGAATCAAATCGCGCAGTATCATGAAATGGTATTTGTCCCAGCTCGATGAGCGGGATCTTGAGGTCATGGCCGGCATCTTCGAGAAGCTGTCGACGATGGGGAAGCCGCCGGGTTTGAACAAGTAG
- a CDS encoding MurR/RpiR family transcriptional regulator — MSIIQSPILHALKQHLDQLPPQERRLGELVLESPSQVIHLGITELAEQCGISPSTVTRFCKTFHFKGFPDFKVKLATELAQKSSETEYQDVIAGNDLHKIVSAIEANHLASIADTTRLLDLDQLELAVSALCRANRTDLYGVATSSVVAQDFYQKLVRIGKNCTAFADSHMQITSASSLGEGDVAVAISYSGETPETIDALRCAKDSGATTISLTQYGTNSLAAFADVHLFSSSLEEGMRRGDMASRIAQLHIVDILFTAMASRNFTEYIPKLESSYQNVQHYRKTRGGY, encoded by the coding sequence GTGAGTATAATCCAATCCCCAATTCTTCATGCGCTTAAACAGCATTTAGACCAGCTGCCGCCGCAAGAACGGCGTCTGGGAGAATTGGTTCTGGAATCTCCCTCCCAGGTGATCCACTTGGGGATTACGGAACTCGCGGAACAGTGCGGCATCAGCCCTTCAACCGTGACCCGATTCTGCAAGACATTCCACTTCAAAGGCTTTCCGGACTTCAAGGTGAAACTGGCTACTGAGCTTGCTCAGAAGTCTTCTGAGACCGAATATCAGGATGTCATTGCGGGCAACGATCTGCACAAGATCGTCTCCGCTATTGAAGCCAATCATCTGGCCTCTATTGCCGACACAACGCGGCTTCTGGATCTGGATCAGCTTGAATTGGCTGTAAGTGCCTTGTGTAGAGCTAACCGAACCGACCTTTATGGTGTAGCTACCTCGTCGGTTGTAGCGCAGGATTTCTATCAGAAGCTCGTCCGAATCGGCAAGAACTGCACCGCCTTCGCGGATTCCCATATGCAGATTACTTCCGCTTCCAGCCTTGGTGAAGGCGATGTAGCCGTGGCCATATCCTATTCAGGAGAAACTCCTGAAACGATTGATGCCCTCAGATGCGCCAAGGACAGTGGCGCGACCACGATCTCGCTCACACAGTATGGAACAAACTCACTTGCCGCCTTTGCGGATGTCCACTTATTCTCCTCCTCTTTGGAAGAAGGTATGCGCCGCGGAGATATGGCTTCAAGGATAGCCCAGCTTCATATTGTTGATATTTTATTTACCGCCATGGCCAGTCGGAATTTCACAGAATATATACCCAAGCTTGAAAGCTCATATCAGAACGTACAGCATTATCGAAAAACTCGTGGGGGGTACTAG